A stretch of the Uranotaenia lowii strain MFRU-FL chromosome 3, ASM2978415v1, whole genome shotgun sequence genome encodes the following:
- the LOC129754916 gene encoding uncharacterized protein LOC129754916, with protein sequence MKVFVVFSMALAIASAAAVDESANKKDKRGLWESGSYENHGLELDNHFDHHGHKQVKKVTTITKNVKVPYPVEVEKHVPVPVHVPYPVQVEKKVPVIVEKKIPYVVEKKVPYHVDRPVPYPVEVKVPVVHKEYVEVPKPYAVHVEKPVPVYIQKPVYVEKHVPVTIKVKEHHQEKKGWGLF encoded by the exons ATGAAG GTGTTCGTGGTGTTTTCCATGGCTTTGGCCAttgcatcagcagcagcagttgacGAATCCGCCAACAAGAAGGACAAACGTGGCCTGTGGGAGTCGGGATCGTACGAAAACCATGGTCTGGAATTGGACAATCACTTCGATCACCACGGCCACAAGCAAGTCAAGAAGGTGACCACAATCACCAAGAACGTCAAGGTGCCGTACCCGGTGGAGGTCGAAAAGCATGTCCCGGTTCCGGTTCACGTTCCCTATCCGGTTCAGGTCGAAAAGAAGGTTCCGGTGATCGTGGAGAAGAAGATTCCCTATGTGGTCGAGAAGAAGGTCCCGTACCACGTTGATCGTCCGGTCCCATACCCAGTTGAAGTTAAGGTTCCGGTTGTCCACAAGGAGTACGTCGAAGTGCCAAAACCGTACGCAGTTCATGTTGAGAAGCCCGTTCCGGTCTACATCCAGAAGCCAGTTTACGTCGAGAAGCATGTTCCGGTGACCATTAAGGTTAAGGAGCATCATCAGGAGAAGAAAGGCTGGGGACTGTTCTAA